In Euphorbia lathyris chromosome 2, ddEupLath1.1, whole genome shotgun sequence, the sequence ctCGTCTCCATCGCCTTGTGCTCAATTCAAAACTGCCTACTACGATTGCTTCAACAGGTCGCTCTCTCTTCTCATTCAagttctaattaattaaattttgaacAACATAGTGAACTTTCTGAAAACcctaattttttgttttatcccTGACTTTCTAAAATTTAATTTGTGTAGGTGGTATACGGACAAATTTTTGAAGGGTGAGTGGGACAAAGAGGGATGCGTTTCTGAGTGGCAAAAATACAGAGCTTGCCTTTCTgtaattttctttctcttcatctGTGTTTTCTTCAAATCAACTGGATGATTTTCAATTCCTCTAATTTGTTTTTATATTCTCAACAGGAAAACTTGAGTGATAAGCATCTGAGCCGCTTCTTGGAAGCTGAAATCATACCGCCTGATTTGGGAAATCAAGTTCATCATGGTGTTCCACCTTCTTCTGTTGATGGTGTTTCCTAGTTATTTACAGTCTTCATTGATCTTCACTTGATTAACTAAAGGTACTATTCTTtcaatctcttttttttttttttttaaattcaattcTAGGGTTTTGGAAACTAATGTTAGTGGTTATACAATTTGAAACTTTGTAATCAATTCTGCTTATGTATATCAAACACATTGTTATTGAGTTCATCTTGAATACAATTTAAAGaatttaaagaattatatatggTTGTTTGAGCTGAAAACACAGCCAGAGATTTTTACATATCTGTGCTTGAACTTTGATGGCGACTTTGATTAGAATGTGACATTAATTTATGCCTTTTAAATGATTATGTTCATAGTTGTCAAAATTCGACTCGTG encodes:
- the LOC136220844 gene encoding uncharacterized protein At4g33100 translates to MGFTKHEKKSPSSSSSSSSPSPCAQFKTAYYDCFNRWYTDKFLKGEWDKEGCVSEWQKYRACLSENLSDKHLSRFLEAEIIPPDLGNQVHHGVPPSSVDGVS